A single region of the Thermus tengchongensis genome encodes:
- a CDS encoding mandelate racemase/muconate lactonizing enzyme family protein: MAIKDVQTAVVEANYDWTFIKVIAEEGTGYGECFFAPGLTALIRELKPLLLGKDPRDIHRLLRILRTAGFQAGPQGGALQHALAGLETALWDLLGKVLRVPLYQLWGGAYRTRIRLYADCHAEAGLHSLSSTHLPRVPWWQSSSGTTKVHLEVDPKHHGGLKEEAKRVDPRAYGERAKQVVSQGYTALKFDLDIPTPYETDPFNRNLEPEEIELLANIVEAIRQSVGPQVALAFDCHWNFSAGSALKLAQALAPYRPLWLEDPVPPEADEALALVLRQSPVTIATGENHYHPHQFLRLLEKGLTVVTPDLQKVGLNQGRRIAELADLYTAMFAPHNIASPLGTLASAHLAATVPNFLLLEHHGLEVPFFTELVSGRESPLIQEGHLILEPQPGLGVSLNEEVAYRYRKKDEPFFA; this comes from the coding sequence ATGGCCATTAAGGATGTGCAGACTGCGGTGGTCGAAGCCAACTACGACTGGACTTTCATCAAGGTTATCGCCGAGGAGGGCACGGGTTATGGAGAGTGCTTCTTTGCCCCAGGGCTTACCGCCCTGATCCGGGAACTCAAACCCCTCCTTCTGGGAAAGGATCCACGAGACATCCACCGGCTTCTCCGCATTCTCCGCACCGCCGGGTTCCAAGCTGGACCCCAAGGAGGAGCTCTTCAGCACGCTCTGGCAGGGCTTGAAACTGCCCTTTGGGACCTACTAGGCAAAGTCCTTAGAGTCCCACTCTACCAACTCTGGGGTGGAGCCTACCGAACTCGAATCCGCCTTTATGCAGACTGCCACGCCGAAGCAGGTTTACACTCGCTCTCCAGTACTCACCTCCCCCGTGTTCCCTGGTGGCAGAGCTCCAGCGGGACCACAAAAGTCCACCTCGAAGTGGATCCCAAGCACCACGGAGGACTCAAAGAGGAGGCAAAACGAGTAGATCCCCGTGCCTATGGGGAGAGGGCTAAGCAGGTGGTCAGCCAAGGATACACCGCCCTTAAGTTCGATCTGGACATCCCGACCCCTTATGAAACAGACCCCTTCAATCGCAACTTAGAGCCAGAAGAAATCGAACTCCTCGCGAACATCGTTGAGGCCATCCGCCAGTCTGTAGGCCCTCAGGTGGCTTTGGCTTTCGACTGCCACTGGAACTTTAGCGCAGGGTCGGCCCTGAAGCTGGCCCAGGCCCTTGCCCCTTATCGCCCCCTTTGGTTGGAAGACCCAGTGCCTCCGGAAGCTGATGAGGCCTTGGCCCTTGTGCTGCGGCAAAGCCCCGTCACCATAGCTACGGGGGAGAACCACTACCACCCCCACCAGTTCCTGCGCCTTTTGGAAAAGGGATTGACGGTGGTGACTCCCGACCTACAGAAAGTTGGCTTGAACCAAGGTCGGCGGATCGCGGAGCTGGCTGACCTCTATACCGCTATGTTCGCTCCCCATAACATCGCAAGCCCTTTGGGTACCTTAGCCTCCGCCCATTTGGCAGCCACGGTACCCAATTTTCTCCTTTTGGAACACCACGGCCTCGAGGTGCCCTTCTTTACGGAGTTAGTCTCGGGACGGGAATCTCCCTTAATCCAAGAAGGCCACCTGATTCTGGAGCCCCAACCTGGGCTTGGAGTAAGTCTCAACGAAGAGGTAGCCTACCGCTACCGGAAGAAAGACGAGCCCTTCTTCGCCTAG
- a CDS encoding aldehyde dehydrogenase family protein encodes MIQGKNFIGGRWKETPKTYQRENPARLEEVVGLYPLSGEAEATEALVAAREAFPSWKRTPLLERAHILKEAAKRLATRGDKVARDIAREAGKPLLEARTEVRRAMDILEYYAAYAYTPFGYRVASARPRTELRTQRVPLGVVALITPWNFPIAIPTWKLAPALILGNTVVLKPASLAPVGALHLVQALEEAGLPEGVVNLVIGPGTPFGRALEKAEDLRAVSFTGSVEVGLRLKARLASLATRVQLELGGKNAYVVWKDADLVLAARQIAQGAFFYAGQKCTATSRILVHREIYEAFKETLLQEVGQLKVGDPLEEDTQVGPLIDSTAWEGTARWVERGLRDGGRLLIGGEGAREKGYFFDPTILEGLDLKALLAQEEVFGPVATVHPVTSLEQALEAVNATRYGLSASIATRDLGIAKRFLEEAEVGLAHVNQPTAGVEYQAPFGGSEGSGYGPKEQGWAALEFYGDWKTLVITPPEVRDGH; translated from the coding sequence CCAGGGCAAGAACTTCATCGGAGGCAGATGGAAGGAAACCCCTAAGACGTACCAGAGAGAAAACCCTGCACGTTTGGAGGAAGTGGTGGGCCTTTATCCCCTCTCTGGGGAGGCAGAAGCAACGGAAGCTCTTGTGGCAGCTAGGGAAGCCTTCCCCTCCTGGAAAAGGACTCCCTTGCTCGAGCGAGCCCATATCCTTAAGGAAGCAGCCAAAAGACTAGCAACCAGGGGGGACAAAGTGGCCCGAGACATCGCCAGGGAAGCGGGAAAACCTCTCCTCGAGGCCCGGACCGAGGTCAGGAGGGCCATGGATATTCTGGAGTATTACGCCGCTTATGCCTATACCCCCTTTGGTTATCGAGTGGCCTCAGCCCGACCTCGAACCGAGTTGCGAACCCAACGGGTACCTTTAGGAGTCGTGGCCCTGATCACTCCTTGGAACTTTCCCATAGCCATCCCCACTTGGAAGTTAGCCCCTGCCCTTATTCTGGGGAACACAGTCGTGTTGAAACCAGCCTCCCTAGCCCCCGTAGGAGCCCTCCACTTGGTGCAAGCCTTGGAAGAAGCGGGTTTACCTGAGGGGGTGGTCAACCTGGTTATCGGCCCGGGGACACCGTTTGGCAGAGCCCTAGAGAAAGCTGAGGATCTCCGAGCGGTTTCCTTCACGGGGTCTGTCGAGGTGGGGCTGCGCCTAAAGGCTAGGTTGGCCAGCCTTGCCACACGGGTGCAGCTAGAGCTCGGTGGAAAAAACGCCTACGTGGTCTGGAAGGATGCAGATCTGGTCCTAGCTGCCCGTCAAATCGCCCAAGGAGCCTTCTTCTACGCTGGGCAGAAATGTACCGCTACTAGCAGAATCCTAGTGCACCGAGAGATCTACGAGGCTTTCAAGGAAACCCTTTTGCAAGAGGTAGGCCAGCTCAAGGTGGGAGATCCCCTGGAAGAGGATACCCAGGTGGGCCCTCTCATCGACTCCACCGCCTGGGAGGGAACCGCCCGCTGGGTGGAGAGGGGCCTCCGGGATGGTGGACGGCTACTCATCGGGGGAGAAGGCGCTCGAGAAAAAGGCTACTTTTTCGACCCCACTATCCTGGAAGGCTTGGACTTGAAAGCGCTCCTAGCCCAGGAGGAAGTCTTCGGTCCAGTGGCTACCGTACACCCCGTGACCTCTCTGGAGCAAGCCCTTGAAGCGGTGAACGCCACCCGCTACGGTCTCTCTGCCTCTATCGCCACCCGCGACCTTGGGATAGCTAAGCGCTTCCTGGAAGAGGCAGAAGTCGGGTTAGCTCACGTGAACCAACCCACGGCGGGGGTGGAATACCAAGCCCCTTTCGGAGGCAGCGAGGGCTCTGGGTACGGCCCCAAAGAACAAGGGTGGGCAGCCCTAGAATTCTACGGAGACTGGAAAACCCTGGTGATTACACCCCCGGAGGTGAGAGATGGCCATTAA